A single Tenacibaculum sp. Bg11-29 DNA region contains:
- a CDS encoding DUF5916 domain-containing protein → MKLNKPTSIINNSMKHNFTIIVLLFFMLNIYSQTATINYIDTKIEVDGKLDESVWEHLPNNTNFHNLMPTDIGQAENQTSVKIFHNKEYLYVGAIYNDTTKRRQVSSLKRDVSVGISDAFIMILDTQNQKQNGNLFAVNAYGTQVDALVERVNTGYGLNFSWSTVWNARTSVKGTQKIFEIAIPFKALNITENNSTFGVQFYVRDIKNNSWTILSDVSRNYPSFDLRFTKPFNVLDLSNTSMSRYTITPSLTVNYQNDVENDIDKTDYKPSLDVQYNITPSLKLDATINPDFSQIDVDQQVTNLTRFAVNFPERRIFFLENADLFSNLGVNGVNPFYSRRIGAKSPIKFGLKLSGNLSSKTRIGILNVQTDKNEDLASQNFGALVAEQQLSENFTTTGFFINRQETDGFKFKGDYNRVAGINVNYKSNNNKWTGVANFGKSLNDEISNDNNFYNLGLWFNKRGLSWNAAIKNVGRNYITDVGFTPRLYNYDAVNDMVIREGYTQTTSGVEYEKFYEKSKSLNSVRYLNYKNNSYFDESGAVSQSSHFLNGAVFFKDLSAIYYVYTQDYVNLKYGFAPLGNGNALVPDRYNFGILKLGYNSANNQRLRYRFNLQKGSYYNGSRVAAGAYLNYQLLPFANLQLNYDVNDIDLKLLGKETFHLTRFTGEVFFNKRLNWTTYVQYNTQRNNFNVSSRVQWEYKPLSYVYLVVSDNFNKNITRQNWGIAFKMNYRFDF, encoded by the coding sequence ATGAAATTAAATAAACCTACATCAATAATTAATAATAGCATGAAACACAATTTTACAATTATAGTATTATTGTTTTTCATGCTAAATATTTATTCTCAAACAGCTACTATAAATTACATTGACACAAAAATTGAAGTTGATGGTAAATTAGACGAATCGGTATGGGAACATTTACCAAATAACACTAATTTTCATAATTTAATGCCAACCGATATAGGGCAAGCTGAAAATCAAACATCAGTTAAAATATTTCATAACAAAGAGTACTTATATGTTGGTGCTATTTATAATGACACTACTAAAAGAAGACAAGTAAGTTCTTTAAAGAGAGATGTGTCTGTTGGAATTAGTGATGCGTTTATTATGATATTAGACACTCAAAACCAAAAGCAAAATGGAAACCTATTTGCTGTAAATGCTTACGGAACTCAGGTTGATGCTTTGGTAGAACGTGTAAATACGGGGTACGGACTTAATTTTAGTTGGAGTACGGTTTGGAATGCTCGTACATCGGTAAAAGGAACACAGAAAATTTTTGAAATAGCAATTCCTTTTAAGGCATTAAACATTACTGAGAATAATTCAACGTTTGGAGTTCAGTTTTATGTAAGAGATATTAAAAATAATTCATGGACTATTCTGTCGGATGTAAGTAGAAATTATCCAAGTTTTGATCTTCGTTTCACAAAACCATTTAATGTATTAGATTTATCAAATACTTCTATGTCTCGTTATACCATAACGCCATCTTTAACTGTTAATTATCAAAATGATGTTGAAAATGATATAGATAAGACTGATTATAAACCTAGCTTAGATGTACAATATAATATAACACCATCTTTAAAGTTAGATGCGACTATTAATCCTGATTTTTCTCAAATAGATGTAGATCAACAAGTCACTAACTTAACTCGTTTTGCTGTAAATTTTCCTGAGAGGCGAATTTTTTTTTTAGAGAATGCTGATTTGTTTTCAAACCTAGGAGTTAATGGTGTAAATCCCTTTTATTCAAGACGAATTGGAGCGAAAAGCCCTATTAAATTTGGATTAAAATTATCAGGAAATCTTTCATCAAAAACAAGAATAGGTATTTTAAATGTTCAAACAGATAAGAATGAGGATTTAGCATCACAAAATTTCGGAGCGTTAGTGGCAGAGCAACAGCTATCTGAAAACTTTACAACGACTGGTTTTTTTATTAATAGGCAAGAAACGGATGGTTTTAAATTTAAGGGTGACTACAATCGAGTAGCAGGAATTAATGTAAATTATAAATCAAACAACAATAAATGGACAGGTGTTGCTAATTTTGGTAAAAGTTTGAATGATGAGATTTCAAACGATAATAATTTTTACAATTTAGGGCTTTGGTTTAATAAAAGAGGATTGAGTTGGAATGCGGCTATAAAAAATGTAGGGCGAAATTACATAACAGATGTAGGTTTTACTCCAAGATTGTATAATTATGATGCTGTAAATGATATGGTAATAAGGGAAGGTTATACACAAACTACTAGCGGAGTGGAATATGAAAAATTTTATGAGAAGTCCAAATCGCTAAATTCCGTTCGGTATTTAAATTATAAAAATAACAGCTATTTTGATGAAAGTGGAGCGGTAAGTCAATCATCACACTTTTTAAATGGAGCAGTGTTTTTTAAAGATTTATCAGCAATTTATTATGTATACACTCAAGACTATGTAAATTTAAAATATGGTTTTGCTCCGTTGGGAAATGGTAATGCTCTCGTGCCTGATAGGTATAATTTCGGAATTTTAAAATTAGGATATAATTCTGCAAATAATCAGAGGTTAAGATATCGTTTTAATTTACAAAAAGGAAGTTATTATAATGGCAGTAGAGTAGCAGCAGGAGCATATTTAAATTATCAATTATTGCCTTTTGCGAATCTACAATTGAATTATGATGTTAATGATATTGATTTAAAACTATTAGGAAAAGAAACATTTCATTTAACACGATTTACAGGAGAAGTGTTTTTTAATAAACGTTTAAATTGGACTACTTACGTACAGTATAATACACAGCGCAATAACTTTAATGTGAGCAGTAGAGTACAATGGGAGTATAAACCATTATCTTATGTATACTTAGTTGTTTCTGATAATTTTAATAAAAATATAACACGACAAAATTGGGGGATAGCTTTTAAAATGAATTATCGTTTCGATTTTTAG
- a CDS encoding AraC family transcriptional regulator — protein MSIRIGKSVYVIFTSREERNLWFIQFGLSACFLIGIALFYYLKASIDNKKSIPKKWKVHFSILFLFIVIVSVFKPYEYYGDFWNTFFVQFIYVVWGGYIVASGLVIKDIFKKLVSREKTTTAELWLINVYIANGLIFLAYIIGYFHLYLVGTITFSVVFYVVLIFFLSKKNRDTIFQDIPVKYAAKKIENKEAILLVDKLDKLMKEKQLYKEANVKLLSISKELQITPHKLSQLLNDNIGKSLATFLNDYRVEEAKNLLQEKQNLTLETIGFEAGFSSKSNFYATFKKTVGKTPSQYQKQYI, from the coding sequence TTGAGTATTCGAATAGGAAAATCGGTATATGTAATTTTTACATCAAGAGAGGAAAGGAACTTATGGTTTATTCAGTTCGGTTTATCAGCATGTTTTTTAATTGGAATTGCGTTATTTTATTATTTAAAAGCTTCAATAGATAATAAGAAAAGTATTCCTAAAAAATGGAAAGTTCATTTTAGTATTTTGTTTTTATTTATTGTTATTGTAAGTGTTTTTAAGCCTTATGAATATTACGGTGATTTTTGGAATACATTTTTTGTTCAGTTTATTTATGTTGTTTGGGGAGGGTATATAGTTGCTTCTGGACTTGTTATAAAAGATATATTTAAAAAACTAGTTAGTCGAGAAAAAACTACTACTGCTGAGTTGTGGTTGATTAATGTTTATATAGCCAATGGCTTAATTTTTTTAGCCTATATAATTGGTTATTTTCATTTGTATTTGGTAGGAACAATTACTTTTTCGGTAGTTTTCTACGTGGTTTTAATCTTTTTTCTATCAAAAAAGAATAGAGATACTATTTTTCAGGATATTCCAGTAAAATATGCTGCAAAAAAGATAGAAAATAAAGAAGCAATACTTTTAGTTGATAAGTTAGATAAGCTTATGAAGGAAAAACAATTATACAAAGAAGCAAATGTAAAGCTACTTAGTATTTCTAAAGAGTTACAAATAACACCGCATAAACTATCGCAATTATTAAATGATAATATAGGAAAAAGCTTGGCAACTTTTTTAAATGATTATAGAGTTGAAGAAGCAAAGAATTTATTACAAGAAAAACAAAATCTTACGCTTGAAACAATAGGTTTTGAAGCAGGATTTTCTTCAAAATCAAACTTTTATGCCACGTTTAAAAAAACGGTAGGGAAAACACCTTCACAATATCAAAAGCAATATATATAA
- a CDS encoding nuclear transport factor 2 family protein, producing MRKITLLFVALITFQFTQAQSENSLVEKTLQNYMEGSSYAKLKMLKSAFADNATLYLTNKEGLFKIYSPSEYVDFFRNSEKGKFNGRDAKVLAIEVVKDIAMAKVEISGPERKWVYIDLFLLKKTNNSWKIISKTATRID from the coding sequence ATGAGAAAAATCACATTATTATTTGTAGCATTAATTACATTTCAATTTACACAAGCACAATCAGAAAATTCACTTGTAGAAAAAACACTGCAAAATTATATGGAAGGGAGCTCTTATGCAAAGTTGAAAATGCTAAAGAGTGCTTTTGCTGATAACGCTACTTTATATCTTACAAATAAAGAGGGGCTTTTTAAAATATACTCACCAAGTGAATACGTTGATTTTTTTAGAAATTCAGAAAAAGGAAAATTTAATGGGAGGGATGCTAAAGTGCTAGCAATTGAAGTTGTAAAAGATATTGCGATGGCAAAAGTTGAAATATCTGGGCCTGAAAGAAAATGGGTTTACATTGATTTATTTCTGTTGAAAAAAACTAATAATAGCTGGAAGATTATTAGTAAAACAGCAACAAGAATAGATTAG
- a CDS encoding reprolysin-like metallopeptidase, translating to MTKKLLLSLLLCAIISNIYSQQVWTKDYSNFYQKKTADNPKIQQSLKLDKELFLSLIKNAPNRNQIRYSSQKISLPVNHKGFELFEFFETSNFSQELAAKYPSIKSFTAKSLTSSTVARFSYSETAGLHAFINTNKGTYIVKPTDIKTNSYSSYNRNDITSSSDFECNTIEKAKENFNLSKISQNNLNDNFLRKYRLALAVTGGYSNFFLTGNETTDQERKAVVLSAINNTLTRINGIFERDFGVTMELIPNNDDLIYLDDNTDPFSNLYNTELQSTLSSTIGESNYDVGHLFVHHPSRHGNAGCIACVCTDDSKGSAFSAQSDLDTDSFNLLASHEFGHQFGGYHVQSSSNCRSSAGLQEVEPGSGSSIMGYAGICPPNVQENADDYFNYVDIRDVIEWTRNNSSCAELIITNNTAPTVNAGNDYTIPKSTPFILDGSGNDIDNSALLTYCWEQNDPENPSSSNTPQPNWQQGPLFRSRLPVNSPIRYIPQLEDVIQGNLTPTWEVLPSVSRPINFVLTARDNALIGAKTASDQMTINVDDTAGPFLVSSQNSIENWNVGDSKTITWDVANTNLPPVNATNVEILLSTDGGYTYPYVIISSTPNDGTAEVSIPGISESTTQGRVMVKPLNNIFYAINSSDINIQTSEFAMFFTETNKSVCIPNTIEYTFNYKTYLSFNETTTFSVENLPSNLIATFDPTFATNNNTPVKLTISNTINAPIGVTNFNAVGTATSTHKKTAITFNAFENNLIKPVLNTPVNNTTNVDTTVSLNWNSDNNVNTYTLEIATDSGFNTILNTVVTDNNDYTINLLNFNTTYFWRVKGENTCNESQYSNIFSFTTKCNAPNSITTTNITINSVDVTWGDNNNTQQWEIEVVPNGATPIGSGITVLTNPTITIPNLQSATSYDIYVRSLCSPNNYSDWIGAKTFTTLAEFCNGDRFYDSGGANGSYSNNEDITTTILPSAGSDLVLVTFNSFQTEGCCDQLIIYDGNDINAPLIGIYKGNNSPGTIYSKKGKGITFLFTSDSSITQSGWDASVECITITCPEPNDFSYSIISGNSVDLNWTSNGSETKWEIEYGNKGFTKGLGTKFLTTTNPVNINTLSPETAYDFYITAICGAAPSDDDSFVVGPISFKTPCSIVNAPYTYDIEQQNTNSIIDNCWTGNPIRNNTNYYWEAQYSTYNNNLSTGPYKSNNGGKYFRTPPFKTSNIGDEANLLSPIINISSLNEPVLNFYSFMYGENIGSLHVDVFNNGEWTNDVFTQESSQQFSPKDEWSEHFIDLSNFSNTVQIRFRAISGGGYNTTEIDIDDISVIDKPTCVKPTNIKVNTITSNSANIDWVVNGIENEWIIEYGVKNFVIGTGTQITTTTKPYSLKNLESNTNYDFYLKSNCSSSNWNGPYTIKTLLDFCNGDRFYDSGGKNGSYSNNENVITTIVPSEDFDQISVTFNTFQTENCCDVLYIYDGPNINATLIGEFRGSNSPGTITSTHSSGALTFKFVSDGSVTSSGWDASITCETSCLKPSNITINDITQNTANINWTTIEPESNCIIEYGEKGFLLGTGTVANSNTNSHSITNLNTSTEYDVYIKTDCGNKFSKISAPITFKTTCPIPSNIFISNITKDNAELSWTPQGNENNWIIEYGTKGFTLGNGTILETNTTSYSIINLSASTEYEVYIKANCGNGISESSTPVLFKTICPTPTNTFISNITHSNASLNWTPQGNESSWVIEYGIKGFTLGTGTVIETNSRPYKITNLALGTEYDVYIKSVCNNTSKWTAPLNFETCNTLKAPLYENFVSTSIPNCWNQYGSKKWNFSTGADHEAAVAGDFSPNSKTNYAWINSTSPNSNEQISYLKTMFVDISDLRIPAIQFSVFSKNTINNIYNNLKIKLHDNTGKSFDLLDIKKQTINGWQVFTFNINDYPISSNEIQLEFIVTENNATSQFNNDILIDDLKIDDLDKLESNNNPIFYPNPVKNKLVIKSHGVLTKIEVFNLLRQRLKYIKLNKNKSVNEIDLTNLSAGIYLIKTYSKDSKPKVFKIIKN from the coding sequence ATGACTAAAAAATTACTTTTAAGTTTATTGTTATGTGCTATAATTTCAAACATTTATTCTCAACAGGTTTGGACAAAAGACTACTCTAATTTTTATCAAAAAAAAACAGCTGACAATCCTAAAATTCAGCAATCTTTAAAACTAGATAAAGAGCTGTTTCTTTCTTTAATTAAAAACGCTCCTAATCGAAACCAGATAAGATATTCTTCTCAAAAAATATCTTTACCCGTTAATCATAAAGGTTTTGAACTCTTTGAATTCTTTGAAACTTCAAACTTCAGCCAAGAATTAGCTGCAAAATACCCTTCTATTAAATCTTTTACCGCAAAAAGTTTAACTTCGAGCACAGTTGCTAGATTTAGTTATTCAGAAACAGCAGGATTACACGCTTTTATTAATACTAATAAAGGCACCTACATTGTTAAACCAACTGATATAAAAACTAATAGTTATTCATCTTACAATAGAAATGACATTACATCTTCTTCTGATTTTGAATGTAATACTATTGAAAAAGCTAAAGAAAATTTTAATTTAAGTAAAATAAGTCAAAATAACTTAAACGACAACTTCCTAAGAAAATATAGGCTTGCTTTAGCTGTTACTGGAGGATACTCTAACTTTTTCTTAACAGGAAACGAAACTACTGATCAAGAAAGAAAAGCAGTGGTTCTTTCTGCCATCAATAATACCCTAACAAGAATCAATGGAATTTTTGAAAGAGATTTTGGTGTTACTATGGAACTTATACCAAATAATGATGATTTAATATATCTTGATGACAATACAGATCCTTTTAGTAACCTTTATAATACTGAATTACAAAGTACTTTAAGTAGTACTATTGGCGAAAGTAATTATGATGTTGGACACCTTTTTGTACATCATCCAAGCAGGCACGGTAATGCTGGTTGCATAGCTTGTGTTTGTACCGACGATAGTAAAGGAAGTGCTTTTTCTGCACAAAGTGATTTAGATACAGATAGTTTTAACTTACTTGCTAGTCATGAATTCGGACATCAATTTGGAGGTTATCATGTACAGAGTAGTAGCAATTGTCGTAGTTCTGCTGGATTGCAAGAAGTTGAACCTGGTAGCGGAAGTTCAATTATGGGATATGCAGGTATATGCCCACCGAATGTACAAGAAAACGCTGATGATTATTTTAATTATGTAGACATTCGTGATGTTATAGAATGGACAAGAAATAATAGTTCTTGCGCTGAGCTAATAATAACAAATAATACAGCTCCAACTGTTAATGCAGGTAATGATTATACAATACCTAAATCTACTCCTTTTATTTTAGATGGAAGTGGAAACGACATTGATAATAGCGCACTACTTACCTATTGCTGGGAACAAAATGACCCTGAAAACCCTTCTTCATCAAACACACCACAGCCTAATTGGCAACAAGGCCCTTTATTTAGATCTAGATTACCCGTAAACTCTCCTATTAGATATATACCACAATTAGAAGATGTTATTCAAGGAAACTTAACCCCTACTTGGGAAGTTTTACCTTCAGTAAGTAGACCTATTAATTTTGTTTTAACTGCTAGAGATAATGCATTAATTGGCGCAAAAACAGCATCAGATCAAATGACCATAAATGTAGATGATACTGCTGGCCCCTTCCTTGTCTCTTCTCAAAACTCTATTGAAAACTGGAATGTAGGAGACTCAAAAACAATAACATGGGATGTTGCTAATACAAATCTACCTCCAGTTAACGCTACAAATGTTGAAATATTACTATCTACCGATGGAGGATATACTTACCCGTATGTTATAATTTCTAGCACTCCAAACGACGGAACAGCAGAAGTTAGCATTCCAGGAATATCTGAATCTACAACACAAGGAAGAGTAATGGTAAAGCCATTAAATAATATATTTTATGCAATAAACTCTTCTGATATAAATATTCAGACATCAGAATTTGCCATGTTCTTTACTGAAACAAACAAAAGTGTTTGTATTCCTAATACTATAGAATACACTTTTAATTATAAAACGTATTTAAGTTTTAATGAAACAACTACTTTTAGTGTAGAAAACTTGCCGAGTAACTTAATTGCAACTTTTGATCCTACTTTTGCTACAAATAATAATACTCCTGTAAAATTAACCATATCAAATACTATAAATGCTCCAATAGGTGTTACAAACTTTAATGCAGTAGGAACAGCAACATCTACTCATAAAAAAACAGCTATAACATTTAACGCATTTGAAAATAATTTAATTAAACCTGTATTAAACACTCCTGTGAATAATACAACTAATGTTGATACAACGGTATCTTTAAACTGGAATTCGGATAATAATGTTAATACTTATACTTTAGAAATTGCAACTGACTCAGGTTTTAACACAATATTGAACACTGTTGTTACAGATAACAATGATTATACAATTAATCTGCTAAACTTCAACACAACTTATTTTTGGAGAGTTAAAGGAGAGAATACGTGCAACGAAAGTCAGTACTCTAATATTTTTTCGTTTACTACAAAATGTAATGCTCCCAATTCTATAACTACTACTAATATTACAATTAATTCTGTAGATGTAACTTGGGGAGACAATAATAATACACAACAGTGGGAAATAGAAGTTGTACCAAACGGAGCTACCCCTATTGGTTCTGGTATTACCGTTTTAACAAACCCTACTATAACTATACCTAATTTACAATCAGCAACTAGTTATGACATCTATGTAAGATCTTTATGTTCACCCAACAATTATAGTGATTGGATTGGTGCTAAAACATTCACTACACTTGCTGAATTTTGTAATGGCGATCGTTTTTATGACTCTGGTGGTGCTAATGGATCTTATTCTAATAATGAAGATATTACCACTACTATATTGCCGTCAGCGGGTTCTGATTTAGTATTAGTTACCTTTAATTCATTTCAAACAGAAGGCTGCTGTGATCAATTAATTATTTACGACGGAAACGATATCAATGCGCCCTTAATTGGTATATATAAAGGTAATAATTCACCTGGAACAATTTATTCAAAAAAAGGTAAAGGAATTACTTTTCTTTTTACTTCAGACAGTAGTATTACCCAATCTGGTTGGGACGCTTCGGTAGAATGTATTACAATTACTTGTCCAGAACCAAATGATTTTTCTTATTCTATTATTTCAGGAAACTCAGTAGATTTAAATTGGACTTCTAATGGTAGTGAAACCAAATGGGAAATTGAGTATGGTAATAAAGGGTTTACAAAAGGTTTAGGTACAAAGTTTTTAACAACTACAAACCCCGTAAATATTAATACACTTTCACCAGAAACAGCATATGATTTTTATATAACAGCCATATGCGGTGCAGCTCCTTCTGATGATGATAGCTTTGTTGTTGGCCCGATTAGTTTTAAAACCCCATGTAGTATTGTCAATGCTCCCTATACATATGATATTGAGCAACAAAATACAAACTCAATAATCGATAATTGTTGGACAGGTAACCCAATTAGAAATAATACAAACTATTATTGGGAAGCACAATATTCAACCTATAATAACAATCTTTCAACCGGACCATATAAATCTAATAATGGCGGTAAATACTTTAGAACTCCCCCATTTAAAACTTCTAATATAGGTGATGAAGCTAATTTACTATCACCAATAATAAACATTTCTTCTTTAAACGAACCTGTATTAAATTTTTACAGTTTTATGTATGGAGAGAATATCGGAAGTCTTCATGTAGATGTTTTTAATAATGGAGAATGGACAAATGATGTATTTACACAAGAAAGTAGTCAACAATTTTCTCCCAAAGATGAATGGAGTGAACATTTTATAGATTTAAGTAACTTTAGTAATACCGTACAAATACGCTTTAGAGCAATATCTGGTGGAGGTTATAATACTACTGAAATCGATATTGACGATATTAGTGTTATTGATAAACCAACATGCGTAAAACCTACAAATATAAAAGTTAATACTATTACAAGCAATAGCGCTAATATAGACTGGGTAGTTAATGGTATTGAAAATGAATGGATAATTGAATATGGAGTTAAAAATTTTGTTATCGGTACAGGTACACAAATAACAACTACTACCAAACCATACTCTTTAAAAAACTTAGAAAGCAATACCAATTATGATTTTTATTTAAAATCTAATTGCAGTAGTAGTAATTGGAATGGTCCTTACACTATTAAAACACTTCTTGATTTTTGTAATGGCGATAGATTTTACGATTCTGGAGGTAAAAATGGATCTTATTCTAATAATGAAAACGTTATTACTACTATAGTACCATCAGAAGATTTCGACCAAATATCTGTTACATTTAATACTTTTCAAACCGAAAACTGTTGTGATGTTTTATACATTTATGACGGCCCTAATATTAATGCTACACTAATCGGAGAATTTAGAGGATCTAATTCACCAGGTACAATAACTTCAACCCATAGTTCAGGTGCTTTAACTTTTAAATTTGTATCTGATGGATCAGTTACAAGTAGTGGTTGGGATGCTAGTATTACTTGCGAAACATCATGTCTTAAACCTTCAAATATAACCATAAATGATATAACACAAAACACAGCCAATATTAATTGGACAACAATAGAACCTGAAAGTAATTGTATTATTGAATATGGAGAGAAAGGGTTTTTATTAGGTACCGGTACTGTTGCCAATTCAAACACGAATTCACATAGTATAACAAATCTAAATACAAGTACCGAATACGACGTATACATAAAAACTGATTGTGGAAACAAGTTTAGTAAAATTTCTGCACCTATAACTTTCAAAACGACTTGTCCTATTCCTTCTAATATTTTTATAAGTAATATAACGAAGGATAATGCAGAGTTAAGTTGGACACCACAAGGAAACGAAAATAATTGGATTATTGAATATGGTACAAAAGGGTTTACTCTTGGAAATGGTACAATTTTAGAAACGAACACGACATCTTATAGTATTATTAACCTAAGCGCAAGTACTGAATATGAAGTATACATAAAAGCCAATTGTGGAAATGGAATAAGCGAATCATCAACACCTGTTTTATTCAAAACCATTTGCCCTACTCCTACTAATACTTTTATAAGTAATATAACACATAGCAATGCAAGTTTAAATTGGACACCACAAGGAAATGAAAGTAGTTGGGTTATTGAATATGGCATAAAAGGCTTTACGCTGGGCACTGGTACTGTTATAGAAACAAACTCTCGTCCATACAAAATTACAAACTTAGCTTTAGGTACAGAATATGATGTTTATATAAAATCAGTTTGTAATAATACTAGTAAATGGACGGCACCACTTAATTTTGAAACTTGTAACACATTAAAAGCACCTTTATACGAAAATTTTGTATCTACGTCTATACCAAATTGTTGGAATCAATACGGAAGTAAAAAATGGAATTTTAGTACAGGTGCAGATCATGAGGCTGCAGTTGCTGGTGATTTCTCTCCAAATTCAAAAACAAATTATGCTTGGATAAATAGTACGTCTCCTAACAGTAATGAACAAATCAGTTATTTAAAAACTATGTTCGTTGATATTTCTGATCTTCGTATTCCTGCAATTCAATTTTCTGTTTTCAGTAAAAATACAATTAACAATATTTATAATAATTTAAAAATAAAATTACACGATAACACTGGAAAAAGTTTTGATTTATTAGATATTAAAAAACAAACAATTAATGGTTGGCAGGTTTTTACTTTTAATATAAATGATTACCCTATCAGTAGTAATGAAATTCAATTGGAATTTATTGTTACCGAAAACAATGCTACTTCTCAATTTAACAATGATATACTTATTGATGATTTAAAAATTGATGACTTAGATAAACTAGAGAGTAATAACAACCCTATTTTTTATCCTAATCCTG